One Microbacterium sp. No. 7 genomic window carries:
- a CDS encoding nuclear transport factor 2 family protein, translating to MAATQQDITQQERNKQVVERMFEVVYGDGTNFEILDEIVPEDYIQHNPSAGQGRDGLIKWFREIVPLPEWLDASGTVAVHLIAEGDFVVRQEIRTHGVLLDVFRFEDGVVKEHWDAFRPDPGTERLPGF from the coding sequence ATGGCAGCCACGCAGCAGGACATCACCCAGCAAGAACGCAACAAGCAGGTCGTCGAGAGGATGTTCGAGGTCGTCTACGGCGACGGTACCAACTTCGAGATCTTGGACGAGATCGTCCCGGAGGACTACATCCAGCACAACCCAAGTGCCGGACAGGGACGCGACGGACTGATCAAGTGGTTCCGCGAGATCGTGCCGCTGCCGGAGTGGCTGGATGCGTCGGGGACAGTCGCAGTACACCTCATCGCCGAAGGCGACTTTGTCGTCCGGCAGGAGATTCGCACCCACGGTGTGCTTCTCGACGTATTCCGCTTCGAGGACGGCGTGGTCAAGGAGCACTGGGACGCCTTCCGTCCCGATCCCGGCACCGAGCGCCTGCCCGGCTTCTAG
- a CDS encoding TetR/AcrR family transcriptional regulator translates to MAIRSEHSRQAILDATMKLLDGREPDSVTVQQLSIERIAREAGVSKTTIYRWWTNKAAVIIDTFLESHILSTPVREDLPAIDALREHAVALASLYSGHEGRLMAQLIAESQYDPATLDEFKRHFWQPRRDAVGRVIARGQAEGSIRTGIEASLLADAIYAPIYFRLLFQEGELTPEAIRAQLNVIFDGIATPQDAAQVAH, encoded by the coding sequence GTGGCAATTCGCAGTGAACACAGTCGGCAGGCGATTCTGGACGCAACGATGAAGTTGCTCGACGGGCGTGAGCCCGACTCGGTCACGGTCCAGCAGCTCTCCATCGAGCGCATCGCCCGTGAGGCTGGCGTCAGCAAGACCACGATCTACCGCTGGTGGACCAACAAAGCTGCCGTCATCATCGACACCTTCCTAGAGAGCCACATCCTCTCGACGCCAGTTCGGGAGGATCTCCCCGCGATCGATGCGCTTCGGGAGCACGCCGTCGCGCTCGCCTCGCTCTACTCGGGGCATGAGGGTCGCTTGATGGCCCAGCTCATCGCCGAGAGTCAGTACGACCCGGCTACTCTCGATGAGTTCAAGCGTCACTTCTGGCAGCCGCGTCGCGATGCAGTGGGACGGGTGATCGCGCGTGGTCAGGCGGAGGGCTCCATCCGCACGGGAATCGAGGCGAGTCTGCTGGCGGACGCCATCTATGCCCCGATCTATTTCCGTCTGCTCTTCCAGGAGGGAGAGCTCACCCCCGAGGCCATCCGCGCTCAGCTCAACGTTATCTTCGATGGGATCGCGACGCCGCAAGACGCCGCGCAAGTCGCGCACTAG
- a CDS encoding acetoacetate--CoA ligase codes for MIVDAAAADGEIIWRPDPETTDVAQTERFASFLRDRGVDVGEGYPSLWQWSVDDPDAFWSAFIEFAGIQIGGQPGPVRDGTAMPETRWFPGRTLNFGRHLLENREGTALIAVAEDGTTEEWTFDRLRGEVGALARHLRSLGVTVGDRVVAVLPNVPEAVVGLLAAASIGAVWSVCSPEFGPGALASRFRQLEPKAILAVPGYKLSGSDRDRRAEVEELLAQLPSLLGVVWLTRHTTIPVPAAGLPTAEWDSVTDTPSEPEFLDVEFSHPLWVLFSSGTTGVPKGIVHGHGGALLEELQMLYFGGDLRAGDRLFNVASTSWVVWNSLISSIGIGAVPVLLDGNPTYPSIDRVWEVTAATGAAVLGVGAGFVHACAKTDLVPSRDHDLAALREIQVTGSPLSADGFRWVYRNVGDIWLVSMSGGTDIAGCFVGGAPTEPVRVGYIQAPALGVRVECWDEHGKPTRSKGELVVTAPMPSMPLFFWGDEDGSRYRSSYFDTYPGVWRHGDFIEISDKGILILGRSDSTLNRNGIRLGSADIYSVVEALPEIAEAMVIGAEIGDEGYYMPLFLRVVPGTDEAVAQAAVAKAIRANLSARYLPDEMIVMRAIPHTKTGKKLEVPVKRLIQGVPLAEVADLGAIDDSALLQEYADFAVAKRPALAAR; via the coding sequence GTGATCGTCGACGCCGCGGCCGCGGACGGCGAGATCATCTGGCGGCCCGATCCTGAGACGACCGATGTCGCCCAGACGGAGCGCTTCGCCTCGTTCCTCCGCGACCGCGGCGTCGACGTCGGTGAAGGCTACCCGTCGCTCTGGCAGTGGAGCGTCGACGATCCGGACGCGTTCTGGTCAGCTTTCATCGAGTTTGCCGGCATCCAGATCGGCGGCCAACCGGGTCCCGTTCGAGACGGAACCGCGATGCCCGAGACCCGGTGGTTCCCCGGGCGAACCCTCAACTTCGGCCGGCATCTCCTCGAGAACCGCGAAGGCACCGCGCTGATCGCCGTCGCCGAGGACGGCACCACCGAGGAATGGACGTTCGACCGGCTCCGAGGCGAGGTGGGCGCGCTGGCCCGACACCTCCGATCGCTCGGCGTGACGGTCGGAGATCGGGTAGTCGCGGTACTGCCCAACGTCCCGGAAGCCGTGGTGGGGCTGCTGGCCGCGGCGTCCATCGGGGCCGTGTGGTCGGTGTGCTCCCCGGAGTTCGGTCCCGGCGCGCTTGCTTCGCGCTTCCGGCAGCTCGAGCCGAAGGCAATTCTGGCTGTGCCGGGCTACAAGCTCTCCGGCAGCGACCGTGACCGCAGGGCGGAGGTGGAGGAGCTTCTCGCGCAACTGCCAAGTCTTCTTGGCGTCGTCTGGCTCACCCGCCACACGACGATACCCGTGCCCGCCGCCGGGCTGCCCACGGCGGAGTGGGATAGCGTGACGGACACCCCCTCAGAGCCCGAGTTTCTCGACGTGGAGTTCAGCCATCCGCTCTGGGTGTTGTTCTCATCAGGCACCACGGGGGTTCCCAAGGGCATCGTGCATGGGCACGGGGGCGCGCTCCTGGAGGAGCTGCAAATGCTGTACTTCGGCGGCGACCTTCGCGCCGGGGACCGGCTGTTCAACGTCGCCTCCACCAGCTGGGTCGTGTGGAACTCACTGATCTCATCGATCGGGATCGGGGCGGTGCCGGTATTGCTCGACGGCAATCCGACCTATCCCTCCATCGACCGGGTGTGGGAGGTCACGGCAGCGACCGGAGCGGCCGTGCTCGGCGTCGGCGCAGGCTTCGTTCACGCCTGCGCGAAGACCGACCTCGTCCCGAGCCGCGATCACGACCTCGCCGCGCTACGTGAGATTCAGGTGACTGGGTCGCCGCTATCCGCAGACGGTTTTCGCTGGGTCTATCGCAATGTCGGCGATATCTGGCTCGTCTCCATGAGCGGGGGCACGGATATCGCAGGATGTTTCGTCGGCGGCGCGCCGACCGAGCCGGTTCGAGTCGGATACATCCAGGCACCTGCGCTCGGCGTCCGCGTGGAGTGCTGGGATGAGCACGGCAAGCCGACCCGCAGCAAGGGCGAACTCGTGGTCACGGCTCCGATGCCATCGATGCCACTGTTCTTCTGGGGCGACGAAGACGGCTCCCGATACCGCTCCAGCTACTTCGACACGTACCCAGGCGTGTGGCGGCACGGCGACTTCATCGAGATCTCCGACAAGGGCATTCTCATCCTCGGGCGTTCGGATTCCACCCTGAACCGCAACGGCATCCGACTCGGGTCGGCCGACATTTACTCGGTCGTCGAGGCCCTTCCCGAGATCGCGGAGGCGATGGTCATTGGTGCTGAGATCGGGGACGAGGGCTACTACATGCCGCTGTTCCTGCGGGTGGTGCCCGGTACCGACGAAGCGGTCGCACAAGCGGCCGTGGCGAAAGCGATCCGCGCCAACCTCTCGGCGCGCTACCTTCCCGACGAGATGATCGTCATGCGGGCCATCCCGCACACGAAGACGGGAAAGAAGCTAGAGGTACCGGTGAAGCGCCTGATCCAGGGGGTCCCGCTGGCCGAAGTGGCCGATCTTGGGGCGATCGATGATTCCGCGCTGCTGCAGGAATATGCGGACTTCGCCGTAGCGAAGAGGCCGGCGCTTGCGGCCAGGTAG
- a CDS encoding helix-turn-helix domain-containing protein: MTTLIDTRVVPAPDRSEYWAEGIAQHFFPIRVESVSADSFDARLTGGQVGPVAVRSITGLPHRVGRTLPMIASSDPECIILYLVRDGLCRIAQDETSSLLLPGDIAIQDSSRPSVFEATTGFDVLVLSYPKWLIGPRAGAIARRGGTRMAGREAAFARLVTPFVAKLACAADGGGVAGPEGDGAAEMLITMLRTLYGDSGPVPTPAEDLLTRMRGYVAAHLHDPDLGPEQLARAHYVSTRYVHKLFAPTGVGVSAWIRRQRLDGARVELQTTRDARVAEVAARWGYRDAASFARAFREQFDCTPSDARALGGAVVDAAEPVDQVNG; the protein is encoded by the coding sequence ATGACCACCCTCATCGATACCCGTGTCGTTCCCGCCCCCGATCGATCCGAATACTGGGCAGAGGGAATCGCCCAGCACTTCTTTCCGATCCGCGTGGAATCAGTCAGCGCGGATTCATTCGATGCGCGGCTCACCGGAGGTCAAGTTGGGCCTGTCGCTGTGCGCTCGATCACCGGATTGCCGCATCGAGTCGGACGCACCCTGCCGATGATCGCCAGCTCCGATCCGGAGTGCATCATCCTGTACCTCGTCCGGGACGGCCTCTGTCGCATCGCCCAGGACGAGACGTCCTCGCTGCTACTCCCTGGCGACATCGCTATCCAGGACTCGTCGCGACCGTCTGTCTTCGAGGCGACGACGGGGTTCGATGTGCTAGTGCTGAGCTACCCGAAATGGCTCATCGGTCCGCGCGCAGGTGCTATTGCCCGGCGCGGCGGTACAAGGATGGCTGGTCGAGAGGCCGCGTTCGCACGTCTGGTCACTCCGTTCGTCGCGAAGCTTGCCTGCGCTGCGGATGGGGGAGGGGTGGCCGGTCCGGAAGGGGACGGCGCTGCCGAGATGCTCATCACCATGCTGCGCACGCTCTACGGCGACTCAGGCCCGGTCCCGACCCCCGCGGAAGACTTGCTCACGCGCATGCGGGGTTATGTGGCAGCGCACCTCCACGACCCGGATCTAGGACCTGAACAGCTTGCCCGCGCACACTACGTGTCCACCCGCTACGTCCATAAGTTGTTCGCACCGACAGGGGTCGGGGTATCGGCCTGGATTCGACGGCAGCGGCTCGACGGCGCCCGCGTGGAGTTGCAAACAACCCGCGATGCCCGAGTTGCCGAGGTGGCCGCGCGCTGGGGCTACCGAGACGCGGCGAGCTTCGCGCGGGCCTTCCGTGAGCAGTTCGACTGCACGCCCAGTGATGCCCGGGCTCTCGGCGGCGCCGTAGTCGACGCCGCCGAGCCGGTCGATCAGGTCAATGGGTAG
- a CDS encoding cupin domain-containing protein, whose product MTEITPRPPVRRVVTGHDDEGRAIILSDGPAPNTFRSDTITGFGASVAWFTDSPDVDMVTDRDPAPVESIDRIGFPLTGQTVFRIADFPPDAVYPQNAGDAVFEEINGQDEREAGSEHSSDKHFWFHRTDSIDYAIVIDGEITLLVDDGEVTLKPGDVAIQRATAHAWSNRTDKIARVAFVLIGTPPITTAEIAEKRAEAKTAERV is encoded by the coding sequence ATGACCGAGATCACTCCCCGGCCCCCAGTCCGCCGCGTTGTCACCGGGCACGATGACGAGGGTCGCGCCATCATTCTGAGCGACGGGCCAGCGCCGAACACGTTCCGCTCCGACACCATCACCGGCTTCGGTGCGTCTGTTGCGTGGTTCACGGATTCGCCTGACGTGGACATGGTGACCGATCGCGACCCGGCCCCCGTCGAATCCATCGACCGGATCGGCTTCCCACTCACCGGCCAGACGGTCTTCCGAATCGCTGACTTCCCACCGGACGCTGTCTATCCGCAGAACGCCGGCGACGCGGTCTTCGAGGAGATCAACGGGCAGGACGAGCGCGAGGCGGGCAGCGAACACAGCAGCGACAAGCACTTCTGGTTCCACCGCACCGACTCGATTGATTACGCCATCGTGATCGACGGCGAGATCACCCTTCTCGTCGACGACGGGGAAGTGACGCTCAAGCCCGGGGACGTGGCGATCCAGCGCGCCACCGCGCACGCATGGTCGAACCGGACGGACAAGATCGCCCGGGTGGCGTTCGTCCTGATCGGGACCCCGCCGATCACCACGGCCGAGATCGCGGAAAAGCGCGCGGAGGCCAAGACGGCGGAGCGGGTGTGA
- a CDS encoding aldolase/citrate lyase family protein encodes MPLRLTPTFRAALAETSRPLAGMWVCSGSPLVAEICAGSGLDWLLIDMEHSPNGLESVLAQLQAVAAYPVTPVVRVPIGDVVTIKQVLDLGAQNLLVPMVSSAADAAAAVAAVRYPPRGTRGVGSALARSARWNRVDGYLENADDHVSVFVQIETAAGVEAAAEIAAVDGIDGVFVGPSDLAASMGLLGQQTHPDVVAAALSGFDAVRAAGKPVGVNAIDPAAAQAYLEAGASFVLVGADVALLARGSEALAARWAPASASPGERPSY; translated from the coding sequence ATGCCGCTTCGTCTGACGCCGACCTTCAGAGCCGCCCTCGCCGAGACGTCCCGGCCCCTCGCGGGCATGTGGGTGTGCTCGGGCTCGCCCCTCGTCGCCGAGATCTGCGCGGGTTCGGGCCTGGACTGGCTGCTCATCGACATGGAGCATTCGCCGAACGGCCTGGAGTCCGTGCTCGCGCAGCTGCAGGCCGTCGCGGCCTACCCCGTCACGCCCGTCGTGCGCGTGCCGATCGGCGACGTGGTGACGATCAAGCAGGTGCTCGACCTCGGAGCCCAGAACCTGCTCGTGCCCATGGTGTCGTCGGCGGCGGATGCCGCGGCCGCCGTCGCGGCCGTGCGCTATCCACCGCGGGGCACACGCGGGGTGGGCTCGGCGCTGGCACGGTCGGCGCGGTGGAACCGCGTCGACGGCTACCTCGAGAACGCCGACGACCACGTCTCGGTGTTCGTGCAGATCGAGACGGCGGCGGGAGTCGAGGCCGCAGCAGAGATCGCCGCGGTCGACGGGATCGACGGCGTGTTCGTCGGGCCGAGCGACCTCGCGGCGTCGATGGGCCTCCTCGGCCAGCAGACGCACCCCGATGTCGTGGCCGCCGCGCTGAGCGGGTTCGATGCTGTGCGGGCCGCCGGCAAGCCGGTCGGCGTCAACGCCATCGATCCGGCCGCTGCCCAGGCGTACCTCGAGGCCGGCGCGTCGTTCGTGCTCGTCGGGGCCGACGTGGCGCTGCTCGCACGAGGCTCGGAAGCCCTCGCCGCACGCTGGGCTCCGGCATCCGCTTCCCCAGGCGAGCGTCCCTCGTACTGA
- a CDS encoding fumarylacetoacetate hydrolase family protein, giving the protein MKLGRIEVQGPDGAELRVVAAQPEQGRVIDLKKAYALALQKGGASVEGSRHLAHATFRDLTQGISAGDFFLDAAHKALDAADDAALAIDEVVWKAAIKPPVIRDSLTFNGHIKNFFGNVMKSTPTRAVYERPGFFKGSTATIYGTNETIPYPDITEQLDYELEIGYIIGKPGRNVTPEDAFGHVFGITIFNDWSMRDVQVLESPIGMGAQHSKDFAYGIGPWITTLDEIPSIIGLAGQVRVNGEVWSNTKVEDFIWKPEETVSYVSQFDGLQPGDLIGSGTMAFGAGAELQKFLQPGDVLELELEGVGVLRSPISATKESASWWPTPQPFPFEEN; this is encoded by the coding sequence ATGAAGTTGGGACGAATCGAAGTCCAGGGGCCGGACGGAGCAGAGCTCCGTGTCGTCGCCGCCCAGCCGGAGCAAGGCCGGGTCATCGACCTGAAGAAGGCATACGCGCTCGCGCTGCAGAAGGGTGGCGCATCCGTTGAGGGCTCCCGGCATCTCGCGCACGCGACGTTCCGGGATCTCACGCAGGGCATCTCCGCCGGGGACTTCTTCCTCGACGCGGCCCACAAGGCGCTGGACGCAGCCGATGACGCTGCGCTTGCGATCGACGAGGTTGTCTGGAAGGCAGCGATCAAGCCCCCGGTGATTCGAGACAGCCTCACCTTCAACGGGCACATCAAGAACTTCTTTGGCAACGTGATGAAGTCGACGCCGACCCGCGCGGTCTACGAGCGCCCGGGCTTCTTCAAGGGATCCACGGCGACCATCTATGGCACGAACGAGACGATTCCCTACCCGGACATCACGGAACAGCTCGACTATGAGCTTGAGATCGGCTACATCATCGGCAAGCCCGGGCGCAACGTGACTCCGGAGGATGCTTTCGGCCACGTGTTCGGAATCACGATCTTCAACGACTGGTCGATGCGCGACGTGCAGGTGCTCGAAAGCCCCATCGGTATGGGCGCCCAGCACTCCAAGGACTTTGCCTACGGCATCGGTCCTTGGATCACGACTCTCGACGAGATTCCGTCGATCATCGGGCTCGCTGGCCAGGTCCGCGTGAACGGCGAGGTGTGGTCGAACACCAAGGTGGAGGACTTCATCTGGAAGCCCGAGGAGACCGTGTCATACGTCTCGCAGTTCGACGGGCTACAGCCGGGTGACCTCATCGGATCCGGCACGATGGCGTTCGGCGCCGGCGCCGAGCTTCAGAAGTTCCTCCAGCCCGGCGACGTGCTGGAACTCGAGCTCGAAGGGGTGGGCGTGCTCCGCAGCCCCATCTCAGCGACGAAGGAATCTGCGTCCTGGTGGCCCACGCCGCAGCCTTTCCCCTTCGAGGAGAACTGA
- a CDS encoding nuclear transport factor 2 family protein, with protein sequence MASEQVEANKKLVERFFREVPYGPGDNLEVLDELLADDYIQHNPDAGQGREGVRDFFTNVIPLPLTGDLAADGTLEVNIIGDGDFVVRQETRTNGMLVDIFRVKDGRLAEHWDAWRPAKGFERPPSF encoded by the coding sequence ATGGCGAGCGAACAGGTCGAAGCGAACAAGAAGCTGGTGGAGCGGTTCTTCCGGGAAGTTCCTTATGGACCGGGCGACAATCTCGAGGTACTCGACGAATTGCTAGCCGATGACTACATCCAGCACAACCCCGACGCAGGCCAGGGCCGCGAGGGGGTGCGGGACTTCTTCACGAACGTCATCCCTCTCCCGCTGACGGGCGATCTCGCGGCTGATGGAACGCTCGAAGTGAACATCATCGGGGACGGTGACTTCGTCGTCCGACAGGAGACGCGCACCAACGGGATGCTCGTCGACATCTTTCGGGTGAAGGACGGCCGTCTCGCCGAGCATTGGGATGCGTGGCGTCCGGCGAAGGGATTCGAGCGGCCGCCGTCGTTCTGA
- a CDS encoding SDR family NAD(P)-dependent oxidoreductase, with the protein MNRLQDKVVLLTGIGGGMGRATARLFAQEGAVVVGSDRNPDAAAETVRLLAGEGYTIDSTAPVDLADRTEVQAWVEGAVARHGRIDVLYNNASHPKFAPFAEQSEDDYRYTIRNELDVVWHVTQFAWPHLANSQGSIVMIGSGAAILGTVSLPQAAHAATKGAIVSLTRQLAAEGIPLGIRVNTVSPGVMATPPILAMFEQFGDDNPVAPIVKRSLGGKAGDPIEVAYAGLYLASAEARWVTGAHLVVDGGVNATV; encoded by the coding sequence ATGAATCGACTGCAAGACAAAGTGGTGCTGCTCACGGGCATCGGCGGCGGCATGGGCCGCGCGACCGCGCGCTTGTTCGCTCAGGAGGGCGCGGTCGTCGTCGGAAGCGATCGCAATCCTGATGCTGCCGCTGAGACGGTCCGGTTGCTCGCAGGTGAGGGGTACACGATCGATTCGACCGCGCCGGTAGACCTCGCAGACCGCACTGAGGTGCAGGCGTGGGTCGAGGGCGCCGTCGCCAGGCATGGACGGATCGACGTGCTCTACAACAATGCGAGCCACCCGAAGTTCGCACCCTTCGCCGAGCAGTCGGAGGACGACTACCGCTATACGATCCGCAATGAGCTCGATGTGGTCTGGCACGTGACCCAGTTCGCATGGCCGCACCTGGCGAACTCGCAGGGGAGCATCGTCATGATCGGCTCCGGCGCGGCAATTCTCGGTACCGTTTCGTTGCCCCAAGCCGCGCATGCAGCGACGAAGGGCGCCATCGTCTCGCTGACGCGACAACTGGCCGCAGAGGGGATTCCTCTCGGCATTCGCGTCAACACCGTAAGTCCCGGTGTCATGGCCACGCCGCCGATCCTTGCGATGTTCGAACAGTTCGGGGACGACAACCCCGTGGCGCCGATCGTCAAGCGCTCGCTCGGTGGGAAGGCAGGCGATCCAATCGAGGTGGCCTACGCGGGTCTGTACCTGGCTTCCGCTGAGGCTCGCTGGGTGACTGGCGCCCACCTCGTCGTCGACGGCGGTGTGAACGCCACCGTGTGA
- a CDS encoding FAD-binding oxidoreductase: MLANHPTPPGVTQTQLAAALAAFASSIGDDKVATDAQALADFQDPYQVPGEAMNVPSAVVSVSSVEDVQAIVRIAGEHQIPLWPISRGKNNGYGGAAPWVRGAVMVSFRNMKGIEIDEELGYALVEPGVSWFDLHDAIEAGGHNLVASIVDIGWGGVVSNTLEHGLTYMPYSIDQASHCGFEVVLPDGDLYRTGSGGMTNNPVWPLYKRGLGPTTTELFMQSNFGIVTKMGYWLMPKPEIYMPLWLTMWDDAQMPTVVDALRELMLNGTIDMRPQFANTLIMASMLSARSDWYDGDGPIPEEVIDHIAEELGIGRWNMRFALYGDEAVVDHNFAKLKARFEQIPSVEIVGAKHTKDEWESLPNPHERVQIGVPSLDLYKMAGWSGGDEGGHVDFSPVIPLSAAHAKKAQDLFKSMCADAGLDYLGGMLPINARSTTFINVIPFDTKNPDQVHAAYEHARAMVIRAGKLGYGEYRAHPYFADAAADQFDFNDHAQRRLNETLKDALDPNGIIAPGKSGIWGRRLREAGYPLT; this comes from the coding sequence ATGCTCGCGAACCACCCGACACCCCCTGGGGTTACACAGACCCAGCTCGCCGCCGCCCTCGCGGCGTTCGCGTCCTCCATCGGCGACGACAAGGTAGCAACGGATGCTCAGGCGCTCGCCGATTTCCAGGATCCGTATCAGGTTCCCGGCGAAGCCATGAACGTGCCGTCCGCTGTGGTCAGTGTCTCGTCCGTCGAGGACGTCCAGGCGATCGTCCGAATCGCGGGCGAGCATCAGATCCCGCTCTGGCCGATCAGCCGAGGCAAGAACAACGGCTACGGTGGCGCCGCCCCTTGGGTGCGGGGTGCCGTCATGGTCTCGTTCAGGAACATGAAGGGCATCGAGATCGACGAAGAGCTCGGCTACGCACTCGTTGAGCCCGGGGTCAGCTGGTTCGACCTCCATGACGCCATCGAAGCCGGCGGTCACAACCTCGTCGCTTCGATCGTTGACATTGGCTGGGGCGGCGTCGTCTCCAATACGCTCGAGCACGGCCTCACCTATATGCCGTACTCGATCGACCAGGCGTCGCACTGCGGCTTCGAAGTCGTGCTGCCGGACGGCGACCTCTACCGGACCGGATCCGGCGGCATGACGAACAATCCGGTCTGGCCGCTGTATAAGCGGGGTCTGGGTCCGACCACGACCGAGTTGTTCATGCAGTCGAACTTCGGCATCGTCACGAAAATGGGCTACTGGCTGATGCCGAAGCCCGAGATCTATATGCCGCTCTGGCTCACGATGTGGGACGACGCGCAGATGCCGACAGTCGTCGACGCGCTTCGCGAGCTCATGCTGAACGGAACGATCGACATGCGTCCGCAGTTCGCGAACACGCTGATCATGGCCTCGATGCTCAGCGCGCGTTCCGACTGGTACGACGGCGACGGGCCGATCCCCGAGGAGGTCATCGACCACATCGCCGAGGAACTCGGCATCGGCCGCTGGAACATGCGCTTCGCTCTCTACGGCGACGAGGCAGTGGTTGACCACAACTTCGCGAAACTCAAGGCACGCTTCGAGCAGATCCCGAGTGTCGAGATCGTTGGCGCCAAGCACACGAAGGATGAGTGGGAATCCCTCCCCAACCCGCACGAGCGAGTGCAGATCGGAGTTCCGAGCCTCGATCTCTACAAGATGGCGGGATGGTCAGGCGGCGACGAGGGCGGCCATGTCGACTTCTCGCCGGTCATTCCGTTGTCCGCGGCCCATGCGAAGAAGGCGCAGGATCTCTTCAAGTCGATGTGCGCGGATGCTGGGCTGGACTACCTGGGCGGGATGCTTCCCATCAACGCTCGGTCGACGACGTTCATCAATGTCATCCCGTTCGACACGAAGAATCCCGATCAAGTGCACGCCGCGTACGAGCACGCGAGGGCTATGGTCATCCGCGCCGGCAAGCTTGGCTACGGCGAGTACCGCGCACATCCGTACTTCGCGGATGCCGCAGCGGACCAGTTCGACTTCAACGACCACGCGCAGCGCCGGCTCAATGAAACCCTCAAGGACGCGCTCGATCCGAACGGGATCATCGCCCCAGGCAAGTCGGGTATCTGGGGTAGGCGACTGCGCGAGGCCGGCTACCCATTGACCTGA
- a CDS encoding 2-keto-4-pentenoate hydratase, translating into MLQPDDIETIADELAEADRAHSVIPRITARHPEATVEDSYAIQGLWRDRMIASGRRLVGRKIGLTSKAMQQATGITEPDYGVMFDDTVYETGAEIPVDLFSNVRIEVELAFILRHPLEGPDCTLDDALAAIDYAVPALEILNSHIELERRTIVDTISDNAAYGAMVLGDVRKRPDEIDLRWVPGILSRNGEIEETGVAAGVLGHPATGVAWLANKFAQHGARLEAGEIILAGSFTRPMWVQRGDSVRCDYGPMGVIECRFV; encoded by the coding sequence ATGCTGCAGCCCGACGACATCGAGACGATCGCGGATGAGCTGGCCGAGGCCGACCGCGCGCACAGCGTGATCCCGCGGATCACCGCGCGCCACCCGGAGGCGACCGTCGAGGATTCATATGCGATCCAGGGCCTGTGGCGCGATCGGATGATCGCATCGGGCCGCCGGCTCGTCGGCCGCAAGATCGGCCTCACCTCGAAGGCGATGCAGCAGGCCACCGGCATCACCGAGCCCGACTACGGCGTCATGTTCGACGACACCGTGTACGAGACCGGCGCCGAGATCCCGGTCGACCTCTTCTCGAACGTGCGCATCGAGGTCGAGCTCGCGTTCATACTGAGGCATCCGCTCGAGGGCCCCGACTGCACGCTCGACGACGCCCTCGCGGCGATCGACTACGCCGTGCCGGCGCTCGAGATCCTCAACTCGCACATCGAACTCGAGCGCCGCACGATCGTCGACACGATCAGCGACAACGCCGCGTACGGCGCGATGGTGCTCGGCGACGTGCGAAAGCGCCCCGACGAGATCGACCTGCGCTGGGTTCCGGGCATCCTGAGCCGCAACGGCGAGATCGAAGAGACCGGCGTCGCCGCGGGCGTGCTCGGCCACCCCGCGACCGGCGTGGCGTGGCTCGCGAACAAGTTCGCGCAGCACGGCGCGCGCCTCGAGGCAGGCGAGATCATCCTCGCCGGGTCGTTCACGCGCCCCATGTGGGTGCAGCGGGGCGATAGCGTCAGGTGCGACTACGGACCGATGGGAGTCATCGAATGCCGCTTCGTCTGA